Genomic window (Clostridiales bacterium):
ATATTATGTGAGTCCGGTATCGTAAATTGCCGGCGGGATGGGAAATGGATGTATTATTCTCTCAATAAAAAAGGTTGCGAAACAGTGGAAAATTTACTGATGGAGATTATGAAATCAGCCGTATTCATCGATACAGATGAAAAATGTGATTGCATGTGATAGAAGGAGAAAAAATTATGAGAATCGTAATCATAGGTGCGGTTGCCGCCGGAACATCCGCGGCAG
Coding sequences:
- a CDS encoding metalloregulator ArsR/SmtB family transcription factor, which codes for MEDTYEKTARVFKAFCDPNRLMIIDMLKHGEKCACNLLDKMNISQSTLSHHMKILCESGIVNCRRDGKWMYYSLNKKGCETVENLLMEIMKSAVFIDTDEKCDCM